In Topomyia yanbarensis strain Yona2022 chromosome 2, ASM3024719v1, whole genome shotgun sequence, one DNA window encodes the following:
- the LOC131683837 gene encoding trafficking protein particle complex subunit 10, whose protein sequence is MHCKPILTYSGDTRLFKSLEPHIIAALPSDTAEWKRSYGRPVKNVRVEATFKPFDPSKLEMYNTGNWDIVDHPVLHLFVTECNDVEAYRASVKEEIDQWLKTLNSYNVTDWMIVLVETLDIKKSKNILPRTTVLDKIRLDFASKNGDRCLSILNPTKFEMKATESFRCLLQRIRHLMLTGYNKNIVKYEDLIRTNRENRVQENWNFIDYFLLQEQLAFVLEMLGQYSEALVQYDELDALFSQFILNSVYGEKQKWLNIFDQPLYAFHGISPHRAKMEETRKKIINQSVNLLEFRSYLFERQCLLLDANGKPWEIAERLLPFLFSTLREIEALKLETPEGSLSCWEFVCSLEVLNLCDKVQESKDIHKCSQYSAPIWNLAKDKLYSLGKQCGLLPGQTPTSEQLHTVVHLSAGMGDTIPECGNSALLEVDVKDKRSHSPARKPRKSATDSLKEALGSNQAFIKLYLELSELAISTYKHVSRLRSARLVGLDLGSFYITLNEPQKAVGFFTDLLRELKSENWHYLASQTLLELACCYQKMDDSVNYTKTCSAISCCLDLEPLVRSFYFGEFLSSLKLLKELRNTDINALNVITVLEDHFQIIDIYVTQKSIIQDDLIVVVLKIESNFPREINCEQILLSFEMDSKQSAESPLSQVTLSELSAALPFTLHLDYKQDDTLSCASVACNNKAKQPVRRTSSTRRRVSPTQRSDFTNCVGNEKLLLQPGLNTIELKAKAKRVGAWSFKQLAIQIDSVEFLTESLPNSLPGFEIITKASSAVLNFMNLIAGVEQPVKLIISGGSFRFPKDANITLKCSKNLKVRLASSSSHKNTQKAAFQRELIISLQDFQSFEERSVDLEALCDLPGRREEKPIEQKVILQVPWSRNEIQIPLHFLPALTASCRLHSSGSRKFLQVILKGVSEHKLILKDASMSCVAEGVTIIDVNPKSQNEIIMTKGLSISYLYEIQVEALKAESELSVIHVDYRMNFADVNLPEDNRYYIPYTVTFDVMDYTTLFTICAKIEPSSELCRVNSVCHLNLRISKVHANPFSDLMYEVLADQNMWVVVGRTAGVISMEEVESHSITLDVLPLTAGFLPLPNIRLSKYISANKSKPDAHPRLQPFPPGQIYNSTKSMQIHVLASSNADA, encoded by the exons ATGCATTGCAAACCTATCTTGACAT ATTCCGGAGACACCCGTCTATTCAAAAGCTTAGAACCGCATATTATCGCCGCGTTACCATCGGACACTGCCGAATGGAAACGGTCCTACGGACGTCCAGTAAAGAATGTTCGCGTCGAGGCCACTTTTAAGCCGTTCGATCCGTCGAAGTTGGAGATGTATAACACTGGTAACTGGGATATCGTAGATCATCCAGTCCTGCATTTGTTCGTAACGGAGTGCAACGACGTCGAAGCTTACCGCGCATCGGTTAAGGAGGAGATTGACCAGTGGTTGAAAACGTTGAACAGCTACAATGTTACCGACTGGATGATCGTGCTGGTTGAGACGTTGGATATcaagaaatcaaaaaatattcttcccCGAACGACTGTTCTTGATAAGATTCGGTTAGATTTTGCATCCAAGAATGGGGATCGTTGTTTATCGATTTTGAACCCgacaaaatttgaaatgaaaGCCACGGAATCTTTCCGTTGTCTACTACAAAGAATTCGTCACTTGATGCTGACAGGATATAACAAAAACATCGTTAAATATGAGGATTTGATTCGCACCAATCGTGAGAATCGAGTTCAGGAGAATTGGAATTTTATAGATTATTTCTTACTGCAGGAACAACTTGCCTTTGTGCTTGAAATGCTTGGTCAATATTCAGAAGCTTTGGTACAGTATGATGAGTTAGATGCTCTATTCTCTCAGTTCATTCTTAACTCGGTCTACGGAGAGAAACAGAAATGGTTAAACATTTTTGATCAGCCTCTCTATGCTTTCCACGGCATTTCGCCTCACCGGGCGAAAATGGAGGAAACACGCAAGAAGATCATCAATCAGTCCGTCAATTTGTTAGAATTTCGAAGTTACCTTTTCGAACGTCAATGTTTGCTGCTGGATGCAAACGGGAAGCCATGGGAAATTGCTGAACGACTGTTACCGTTTCTTTTCTCAACGTTGCGGGAAATAGAAGCTTTAAAATTGGAGACACCAGAAGGATCTCTCTCTTGCTGGGAATTTGTTTGTTCACTCGAGGTCCTTAATCTGTGCGATAAAGTTCAGGAATCGAAAGATATCCACAAATGCTCACAATATTCGGCTCCAATTTGGAACCTAGCTAAGGATAAACTTTACAGCTTGGGCAAACAGTGCGGTTTGTTACCAGGGCAAACTCCGACTTCCGAACAACTTCACACAGTTGTTCACTTATCAGCCGGAATGGGCGACACTATACCGGAATGTGGAAACAGTGCTCTGCTTGAGGTCGACGTAAAGGATAAAAGGTCTCATTCTCCGGCTCGAAAACCTAGGAAGTCCGCAACCGACAGTCTGAAAGAAGCTTTGGGATCGAATCAAGCGTTCATCAAGTTGTATCTGGAACTAAGTGAGTTGGCAATCAGCACGTATAAACATGTTTCCCGACTGCGTTCCGCTCGATTGGTTGGACTTGACCTAGGAAGCTTTTATATAACTCTCAATGAACCTCAGAAAGCGGTCGGTTTCTTTACGGACCTGCTGCGGGAACTGAAAAGCGAAAATTGGCACTATCTTGCTAGTCAAACACTGTTAGAGCTAGCTTGTTGCTACCAGAAAATGGATGATAGCGTGAATTATACCAAAACGTGCAGTGCTATTTCGTGCTGCTTAGATTTGGAACCACTCGTGCGATCTTTCTATTTTGGGGAATTTCTTTCGTCACTGAAATTGCTGAAAGAGTTGAGAAATACCGACATCAATGCATTGAATGTAATTACAGTTTTGGAGGATCATTTTCAG ATTATTGACATTTACGTAACACAGAAGTCCATAATTCAAGATGACCTAATCGTAGTCGTTCTAAAAATCGAAAGCAACTTTCCCCGCGAGATTAATTGCGAACAAATTCTGCTCTCCTTTGAAATGGATTCCAAGCAAAGTGCCGAATCGCCGCTATCACAAGTTACGCTATCTGAGTTGTCAGCCGCTTTACCCTTCACATTGCATCTCGATTATAAGCAAGACGACACTTTAAGCTGTGCATCAGTGGCCTGCAACAACAAGGCAAAGCAACCAGTTCGGAGAACGAGCAGTACTCGACGCAGGGTTTCACCCACTCAGCGTTCAGATTTTACGAATTGTGTTGGAAATGAAAAATTGCTTCTTCAACCGGGACTGAACACAATCGAGCTGAAGGCTAAAGCAAAACGTGTTGGTGCTTGGTCCTTCAAACAATTGGCTATTCAAATCGATAGTGTTGAGTTCTTAACCGAGAGCCTCCCCAATTCGCTACCGGGTTTCGAAATAATCACCAAGGCTTCCTCGgctgttttgaattttatgaaccTCATAGCGGGCGTGGAACAACCGGTGAAGCTTATCATTTCTGGAGGCAGTTTTCGATTCCCTAAAGATGCTAACATTACGTTGAAATGCTCGAAAAATCTTAAAGTGCGACTCGCTTCATCGAGTTCGCATAAAAATACCCAAAAAGCAGCGTTTCAACGCGAATTAATTATCAGTTTGCAAGATTTTCAATCGTTCGAAGAACGATCCGTAGATTTGGAAGCTCTGTGTGATCTACCCGGTAGACGAGAGGAAAAACCAATTGAGCAAAAAGTCATCCTCCAGGTTCCTTGGAGTCGAAATGAAATCCAAATCCCGCTTCATTTCCTGCCGGCACTGACTGCCTCCTGTCGGTTGCATTCATCGGGTTCGAGGAAATTTCTACAAGTTATTCTGAAAGGAGTCAGTGAGCATAAACTTATCCTCAAAGATGCTTCCATGTCATGCGTTGCTGAAGGTGTAACCATCATCGACGTGAATCCGAAGTCCCAAAATGAGATTATCATGACAAAAGGCTTATCGATATCGTATCTTTACGAAATACAAGTAGAGGCACTGAAAGCAGAGAGCGAATTATCTGTGATTCATGTTGACTATCGAATGAACTTTGCTGACGTTAATTTACCGGAGGACAATCGTTACTACATTCCGTACACTGTCACATTCGATGTGATGGACTACACCACACTATTTACGATTTGCGCCAAAATTGAACCATCCTCCGAGTTGTGCCGAGTAAACTCCGTATGTCATCTGAATCTCCGAATATCTAAAGTACATGCTAACCCGTTTTCGGATTTAATGTATGAAGTACTAGCCGATCAGAATATGTGGGTGGTTGTTGGTCGAACAGCAG GAGTGATTTCGATGGAAGAAGTCGAAAGTCACAGTATCACTTTAGACGTGCTACCTTTGACGGCTGGATTTTTGCCGTTGCCAAACATTCGACTGTCCAAGTACATCTCGGCCAATAAATCTAAACCAGATGCCCATCCACGACTACAACCGTTCCCGCCGGGACAGATTTACAATTCGACCAAGAGCATGCAAATACACGTTCTTGCTAGTAGCAATGCGGACGCCTAA